In uncultured Methanobrevibacter sp., the following proteins share a genomic window:
- the guaA gene encoding glutamine-hydrolyzing GMP synthase, whose amino-acid sequence MLSPKEFIEDAVQKIKDQIGDEKAIIALSGGVDSSVCSVLVQEAIGDNLTAIFVDHGLLRAGEVEQVINTFKDRLNFKFVDASDEFMDALAGVDDPEEKRKIIGKVFIDVFEREAKKADAKYLVQGTIAPDWIETKGEIKSHHNLALPSGMVLELCEPIRDLYKDEVREIGDELDLPATTVYRQPFPGPGLGVRVVGALTRENVEICRKANKIVCDEIEAAGIDKDVWQYFAVLTDTKVTGVKGDQRDFGYLVIVRVVNSIDAMTASVAELPWEVVQTISKRITSEISEVTHVALSVSDKPPATIEFC is encoded by the coding sequence ATGTTAAGCCCTAAAGAATTTATTGAAGATGCAGTTCAAAAGATTAAAGATCAAATCGGTGATGAAAAAGCAATTATTGCATTATCCGGTGGTGTTGACAGTTCAGTTTGTTCCGTTCTTGTACAAGAAGCAATTGGAGATAATTTAACTGCAATTTTTGTTGACCATGGTCTTTTAAGAGCAGGTGAAGTTGAACAAGTAATCAACACCTTTAAAGACAGATTAAATTTCAAATTTGTTGATGCTTCAGATGAATTCATGGATGCTCTTGCAGGAGTGGATGATCCTGAAGAAAAAAGAAAGATTATCGGAAAAGTATTTATTGATGTCTTTGAAAGGGAAGCTAAAAAGGCTGATGCAAAATACCTTGTTCAAGGAACCATTGCACCTGACTGGATTGAAACCAAAGGCGAAATCAAATCTCACCACAACCTAGCTCTTCCAAGTGGAATGGTATTGGAATTATGTGAACCAATTCGTGACTTATATAAAGATGAAGTTAGAGAAATCGGTGATGAATTAGACTTACCGGCTACAACAGTATACAGACAACCTTTCCCAGGACCAGGACTTGGTGTACGTGTCGTTGGAGCCCTTACAAGAGAAAATGTTGAAATATGCAGAAAAGCAAACAAAATTGTTTGCGATGAAATCGAAGCTGCAGGCATTGACAAGGATGTATGGCAATACTTTGCAGTGCTAACTGACACTAAAGTTACAGGTGTTAAAGGAGATCAAAGAGACTTCGGATATCTCGTTATAGTTAGAGTAGTTAATTCAATTGATGCTATGACTGCATCCGTTGCTGAACTTCCTTGGGAAGTCGTTCAAACCATTTCAAAAAGAATCACATCAGAGATTTCTGAAGTTACACACGTTGCACTATCCGTTAGTGACAAACCACCTGCAACCATCGAATTCTGTTAA